In one Achromobacter spanius genomic region, the following are encoded:
- a CDS encoding multinuclear nonheme iron-dependent oxidase, with protein sequence MIDNFLSCNAASIKSVLGGTACAFHIMNSRFLHQDSEVLMEIACKINELSSALNPIYTSDHLGKFLHRGHYFPQMLEVNYATDLAFCSEKLSHWQAILGSTLFIENYPSIIAQPYKQADFFEQLKRSTSCNLLFDISNATIAEINIGEDALAWRILSTDTKHFHIAGFAKTSFLPHFFVDTHDCNIDPRSIRLAEKILNNREEITVCVERDSNFEVENWMNEISRVRNLIP encoded by the coding sequence ATGATTGACAATTTTCTATCATGCAATGCAGCTTCCATCAAATCCGTATTGGGCGGAACGGCATGCGCATTTCACATTATGAACTCCAGATTCCTCCACCAAGATTCCGAGGTTCTCATGGAAATTGCCTGCAAAATTAATGAACTCAGTTCCGCCCTCAACCCCATCTATACCTCAGATCATCTAGGAAAGTTCCTTCACCGCGGCCACTACTTTCCTCAAATGCTAGAAGTCAATTACGCCACCGACTTAGCCTTTTGCTCAGAGAAACTCTCACACTGGCAGGCAATACTGGGGTCGACTCTTTTCATCGAAAATTACCCGTCCATCATTGCCCAGCCGTACAAACAGGCGGATTTTTTTGAACAGTTGAAAAGAAGCACATCATGCAATCTCCTATTTGACATTTCAAACGCAACGATCGCGGAAATTAATATAGGCGAGGATGCATTGGCATGGCGAATACTCAGCACTGACACAAAGCACTTCCATATTGCTGGTTTCGCCAAGACTTCGTTTCTTCCCCATTTCTTCGTAGACACTCACGACTGCAACATCGACCCGCGCAGCATTCGGCTTGCGGAGAAGATTCTGAATAACCGAGAGGAAATCACCGTATGCGTCGAAAGAGATTCCAACTTTGAAGTCGAAAATTGGATGAACGAAATATCTCGTGTGCGAAACTTGATACCATGA